One stretch of Candidatus Binatia bacterium DNA includes these proteins:
- a CDS encoding SGNH/GDSL hydrolase family protein — MRSFLSICAKAFVGSLPALFLVLVVEGILRWGGWGERCNVPLNSVFWVCDPVLGFRASPYFEQLGVKLNRLGLRGPDPTREKRGEVQVLALGDSCTFGILPDPKTVLSAPYPELLARRGAERWGEGRLQVINAGVPGYSTLQALLLLRSKLRSLRPDLVTVRFGWNDHFAGGRLAQLSYREPVSPVLLLAEDWLLTTELYAFARRLGMELTYRNSSETAPPRPPTSWQPSVPLPEYEHYLRRLAQVARSRGAQVWFITAPDALSLPGQLARFESLPPGAPARRALFFNGHKSFQELLEVHEMYREATRRVAKELGVLLIDAALAYQGYNPKELFDDSDVVHPLLLGHQIEAGLLLDQLVASGSTAKKGGLNG, encoded by the coding sequence ATGCGGTCCTTTCTGTCGATCTGTGCCAAAGCATTCGTCGGAAGTCTGCCGGCATTATTCCTCGTCCTTGTGGTGGAGGGGATTTTGCGCTGGGGCGGTTGGGGAGAGCGCTGCAACGTACCGTTGAACTCGGTGTTCTGGGTTTGTGACCCAGTGCTCGGTTTTCGCGCGAGTCCATACTTTGAGCAGCTTGGTGTAAAGCTAAACCGCTTGGGCTTGCGGGGGCCCGATCCTACGCGGGAGAAGCGGGGAGAAGTCCAGGTGTTAGCTCTGGGTGACTCTTGTACCTTCGGAATCCTGCCGGATCCCAAGACCGTATTGTCTGCGCCGTATCCGGAGCTGCTTGCGCGCCGCGGAGCGGAACGATGGGGCGAAGGCAGGTTGCAAGTGATTAATGCTGGGGTGCCAGGATATTCGACACTTCAGGCACTGTTGCTCCTGCGGTCAAAACTACGCTCGCTTCGTCCAGACTTGGTCACCGTGCGCTTTGGTTGGAACGATCATTTCGCCGGCGGGAGGTTGGCCCAGCTGAGTTACCGCGAGCCTGTAAGCCCTGTTCTCCTGCTAGCTGAGGATTGGTTGCTAACCACCGAGCTCTACGCTTTTGCTCGTCGACTCGGCATGGAGTTGACGTATCGCAACAGCTCTGAGACAGCCCCACCGCGGCCGCCGACCTCGTGGCAACCGTCAGTGCCTTTGCCGGAGTACGAGCATTATCTTCGTCGCCTGGCACAAGTTGCTCGCTCACGGGGCGCACAAGTCTGGTTTATCACTGCGCCGGATGCGCTGAGTCTCCCGGGGCAACTCGCGCGTTTCGAGTCTCTACCCCCTGGGGCACCGGCCCGCAGAGCGTTGTTCTTTAACGGACACAAGTCCTTTCAAGAACTTTTGGAGGTTCACGAAATGTACAGGGAGGCTACGCGCCGCGTGGCAAAGGAGCTCGGGGTGCTCTTGATTGACGCCGCGCTGGCGTATCAGGGTTACAACCCGAAGGAGCTCTTCGACGATTCCGACGTGGTTCACCCCTTACTTCTGGGCCACCAAATCGAAGCAGGCCTCCTGCTGGATCAACTGGTTGCCTCGGGTTCGACAGCGAAAAAGGGCGGTCTGAATGGCTGA
- a CDS encoding isopeptide-forming domain-containing fimbrial protein, producing MYEIKQMWAFPARLLLSCALVALGTATAAVAAPVPTASLSVPGNVLIGESFTFTISFDNTSPSDVGYGPYIDLELPTIGADGAGPATDDGITFVSATYLTFPVTVQVLTCPVASHPYTGLPVTCTAGNQLVVMELPFGSFTNDQPPADITVNATLSNLADLGVPLPIRATGGFRFGADPLDNPTTDPPILGATQSANVTPTLLTLAKSYNGPEDETATGPNFPRRYTITVDVANGQTLSNLDVADFLPNNLAFLSVISFTPGTGSVLVTPPIGVAANPPNNRLTVRFPAIVGGAGPDATVVFEFFVPQFDANGNPVIDPNSGDDVVSVNQARAEADWVPIDSRDPTTHMVEDPAGPEHILNDRSVAIQKSVAFVTDMPPAGLSPGDVLEYTLEFQISDFFAFTNLRVEYDTLSDGQRFDTTFTPTLSVTENGATSSGPFDSANYSVTLNSPGTGTSDVWFNISGELITRGFSGRLLGGLVPDGGAPNDGPTVGTIRYRAYVLDQYSDNFPSGDPSLNSRDSISNAVRIVGDVLNNATLTPTGFDEDDGSSAGLTVPIGTLTKSIYARNGVIGSFTQIAPGDTVTFRLHYVIPTGDVEALRLVDWLPLPVLLATEVSTFNDVVSSTPPAAGTAHFGPADTFRALSGIVPTVSVDSTANSVEFTYGTFANPANTPATVDILFTVTVSAAPFADRLFLTNQVRAYEQNTVIERASADAIVQFQLTEPVINWSNIKGAVASSNPLATFSPPVVGPVSFTPPGSGCPRFSGTIHSNGLSTNPIRSDVANVDAGDLVTFAIVVENTGTGLHGAFDVRLRDTLPPGFSIPPGGPNLCVTDGTGAPVTYVPLGAGLFDPAGGIELVDPGPTSTPAGALDPYDPANGRNVVVITFDLRLDGPGDASPVTPRKTLTNTATLFNYAGAEGGPDHTINDGTDTATATTASPAVQKLIQSIVPNGTGGSSVTAGDVITYAINVTLPEGRTPGLTLTDRLPAGFEYVTGSVTVIPGTFNGSVTGTPSVAISGSIATGQIVTISFGDVTVNADNDPTTNTFQVTLAALVRNVAQNSGASSPQTKTNRVDLNFTGNPGGILTSTVSTTFREPRLTLSKSMSPANPDAGDLVTITLTVTNTGTSQAHDIVLTDTLPTDLFDPTPLLSVNEGTTPTGFVYAYAPPTVAYTGGPIPAGATRTFTFTARVRNDVVTGSTYVNGANVVGDSQAGSVPEQRSTTASATASATVPATTASKAVQATSEPSTDPGDANVNSNPPVAIGEVVTFRLHFTIPEGITRSVTLADALPSGLQHIPGTAYLSRSSTALTSAANPGNINSAAPGVPVPVTLSGTTGEVTLALGDVTNADNNNTTSEQYTLTLNVVVENSATNNAGTNLTNVARIRFLNFNNVLQQVNTNTRTVHVAEPILQVDKSAAPLSVEGGDTVTFTLVIANAATGTNAASAFNWTVSDPLPSFYTSPAVSSVNPGSSGATVAAGFVGNTLTVTIDQLDPGESVTVVYTAVVVSGVPFNLVITNTATAAATSLPGTNGTGGVTPGAPGSATGERTGSGGVNDLTTADSAQVTAQGPALSKNTVNPQPYVPVEGTATFRIVASAPIGTTTNFVVSDTLATGLSYVLGSLTVTLPPGATASNAPLVDSNASFFTQSGNNLQFNFGNLTVPASGNIEIVYDVQVQNVLSNQDGVLLGNSASMSYFDPNTSGTVSLGPVSTPDPVRVGEPNLNMTKVVVSGGVGADAGDTVRWRVRIENTGHTTAYQLDWRDVLPDGLYQISNVAVTPAGGNVFLNGTSTTVTAAHAVVSTTTNSNDTISVPLLQMEPGASLEVEFDSVLMNTVTPGQVLNNATRASYTSLVGGGRDNSSNPGGVDDDDNSQLNNYEESASQSITVASQVAVDKTVGAPSYTIGEEVVYTIRISLIEGTTPSLVLTDILPVGLTYTGHTISFGHMGMVATNPTYNTRLGSGQTVQFQFGDVVNPATGSATDDFVDVQIRARVDNAGSNQNGTVLRNGEQSEGSLVTVDYGTGTPTTVTFDHDAGTPGVQGVPVTVVEPELEVEKTVSPPAQSLGDEVQYTITVRHLATSTSTAYDIVIQDTLPSGLSYIAGSATLPPGDVTVSGQNLTFRIAALTVTAGSTSFTYRARVETYAVVGDQLTNNLAMTWTSLPGASGAPDSGRDGSGGVNDYVAGDSASVTVGGTAFIDAIKTVVDLNGVEVLPNDVLEYTVQLVNGSESVDNVVFTDVLPPYVTYVPGTLTSSVGTATFSGGTITATIPNLLPAQVVTITFRVTVDPGTPKGTVISNQGLVDSDQTSPEPTDWDGNEGNGDQPTVVIVKNSARGRLRATKTVGLLFDTVAPSGTINAGDTVQYQITLFNDGPVTVEQVSFTDVVPLGPPGVVVTAISTTQGTAPPPSNNVVISDIGSIPPGGTVRIFITGVVNGDGLFCNQGLVQARQPSSTTTDENGNPNDGAQPTCLNAAPAGMIGEPELTVDKSFRIVSDSNLSGGVNPGEVLEYTLTIVNRGSSSATDVRVDDTFSPQLVLIPGSVVTSQGAVVSENPLLVNIGILEPGDVAVVRYLMTLGAASPGTLVQNTATARDAEGDNASDSASFSVQTPFIDLSIEKSHTGTFRVGETATYTLVVRNVGMLPTSGTVTVTDSLPNGLTYVSATGAGWSCNASGPLVTCTHAGVLSPGESRTIVLQVSVRSAAYPTVTNTATVNTPGDANSANNTDSDATLIRLAPGGNPPPCGIDLRKSHTGTIEPNAEVVYTLSWTTDCAEPLVDLILTDVVPGELEIVSVTSTSGTVSVDGQTVTIRIPNLSSGPAQMATIRVQVRPSVPSGTLVENTAVIEDVYGRRFSAQDSSRVRGLLTTRKRCFLRAQRYAAPGRYITYTTRYWSFDPGQRRVSLELPDWLEVQSIFPAPSAIDRNLYIWDNLPPTAGKVRITTKVSPDAPDGLLLPALAEVTDSGGAAEVGRCTHESVVRRPQKLFGSLKANSKIFPNAAMTYAARYRNGVEPLHMSVVLPSEVQLLSSSPEPVRTDGNVLFFENLPPPAGIVKIKVQVGALPAGAALAGRLTLTDGTGTVVESQHTTEVRAGNR from the coding sequence GGTGCCGGGCCAGCAACGGACGACGGCATCACCTTCGTGTCAGCCACGTACCTCACGTTCCCCGTCACGGTTCAGGTTCTCACGTGCCCGGTCGCAAGCCATCCCTATACTGGGTTGCCGGTTACCTGTACCGCCGGTAACCAGCTTGTGGTCATGGAACTCCCGTTTGGGAGCTTTACCAACGACCAGCCTCCGGCGGACATCACGGTAAATGCAACGCTGAGCAATTTAGCTGATCTCGGAGTTCCGCTTCCGATCCGAGCTACCGGCGGCTTCCGCTTCGGGGCAGATCCGCTCGACAATCCAACCACCGACCCACCGATCCTCGGCGCGACGCAAAGTGCCAATGTGACGCCCACGCTGTTGACGCTCGCGAAGTCGTACAACGGGCCGGAGGATGAAACGGCTACGGGGCCCAACTTCCCGCGACGGTATACGATCACCGTCGATGTGGCCAATGGGCAGACGCTGTCCAACTTGGACGTTGCCGATTTTCTTCCCAACAATCTCGCGTTCTTATCGGTAATCTCTTTCACGCCGGGCACTGGCTCGGTGCTCGTCACGCCTCCAATTGGGGTTGCTGCAAACCCGCCCAATAACCGCCTCACTGTGCGATTCCCTGCTATCGTCGGAGGAGCGGGCCCCGATGCGACTGTGGTGTTTGAGTTTTTCGTGCCCCAGTTTGATGCCAACGGCAATCCGGTGATCGACCCGAACTCCGGCGACGACGTGGTGTCAGTGAATCAGGCTCGAGCCGAGGCCGACTGGGTACCCATCGACAGCCGCGACCCGACCACGCACATGGTGGAGGATCCAGCCGGTCCGGAGCACATTCTCAACGATCGGTCCGTCGCCATCCAGAAGTCGGTGGCTTTCGTAACCGATATGCCGCCGGCTGGGCTGTCTCCCGGAGATGTCCTGGAATACACGCTCGAATTTCAGATTTCGGACTTCTTCGCGTTCACCAACCTGCGGGTAGAGTACGACACATTGTCTGACGGGCAGCGGTTCGACACGACCTTCACCCCAACCCTGTCGGTAACGGAAAACGGAGCGACGAGCTCGGGCCCCTTCGACTCTGCCAATTATTCGGTCACGTTGAACAGCCCAGGTACGGGAACCTCGGACGTGTGGTTCAACATTTCCGGAGAATTGATCACACGGGGCTTCTCCGGGCGACTTCTCGGGGGCCTCGTGCCCGACGGTGGAGCTCCGAACGATGGACCGACCGTGGGGACGATCCGCTATCGGGCGTACGTTCTCGACCAGTACTCGGACAACTTCCCCTCTGGTGACCCGAGCCTCAACAGCCGCGACAGCATTTCGAACGCCGTGCGCATCGTCGGCGACGTGCTCAACAACGCTACGTTGACGCCCACGGGTTTCGACGAGGATGACGGTAGTAGCGCAGGACTCACTGTGCCTATTGGGACGCTCACGAAGAGCATCTACGCACGCAATGGCGTTATCGGCTCGTTCACGCAGATCGCGCCGGGAGATACGGTAACGTTCCGCTTGCACTATGTCATTCCGACCGGAGACGTTGAAGCCTTACGGCTAGTCGACTGGCTCCCTTTACCAGTGCTGCTGGCGACAGAGGTCAGCACATTCAACGACGTGGTGTCGAGCACGCCGCCGGCGGCGGGTACGGCCCATTTCGGGCCAGCGGATACCTTCCGGGCACTATCCGGGATTGTCCCAACGGTTTCTGTGGACTCCACTGCAAATTCCGTAGAGTTCACCTACGGAACCTTCGCCAATCCCGCCAATACCCCCGCGACGGTCGACATCCTCTTCACCGTGACGGTCTCCGCGGCTCCATTTGCGGACCGCCTCTTCCTCACTAATCAAGTGCGCGCCTACGAGCAAAATACTGTAATTGAGCGTGCCAGTGCCGACGCGATTGTCCAGTTTCAACTGACCGAGCCGGTGATCAATTGGTCGAACATCAAAGGCGCAGTGGCGAGCTCGAACCCGCTAGCTACATTTTCGCCCCCCGTGGTGGGTCCCGTATCCTTCACGCCACCCGGGAGCGGTTGTCCCCGATTTTCTGGGACCATTCACTCGAACGGGCTGAGCACGAACCCGATTCGTAGCGACGTGGCGAATGTGGATGCCGGAGATCTCGTGACCTTTGCCATCGTTGTCGAAAACACCGGCACGGGATTGCACGGGGCGTTCGATGTCCGGTTGCGCGACACTTTGCCTCCCGGTTTTTCCATTCCTCCTGGTGGTCCCAATCTTTGTGTGACAGACGGAACCGGCGCGCCAGTCACTTATGTTCCCCTAGGTGCAGGTTTGTTCGACCCGGCTGGCGGGATCGAGCTGGTAGACCCAGGGCCGACATCCACACCAGCAGGAGCGCTCGATCCCTACGATCCCGCAAACGGGCGCAACGTCGTCGTGATCACATTCGACCTGCGTCTCGACGGTCCTGGCGACGCAAGTCCGGTTACACCCCGAAAAACTCTGACCAACACGGCCACGCTCTTCAATTACGCGGGCGCCGAAGGCGGGCCCGACCACACCATCAATGACGGGACGGACACAGCTACGGCGACCACGGCGTCGCCCGCAGTGCAAAAGCTCATCCAGTCCATCGTGCCGAACGGAACTGGCGGCTCGAGTGTAACGGCTGGTGACGTGATCACCTATGCAATTAACGTTACGTTGCCAGAGGGACGAACCCCGGGACTCACCCTCACCGATCGCCTGCCCGCTGGGTTCGAGTATGTCACGGGATCCGTTACCGTGATTCCTGGCACGTTTAACGGCTCGGTCACCGGCACCCCCTCTGTGGCTATTTCCGGGAGCATCGCCACGGGACAAATTGTGACCATCAGCTTTGGCGACGTCACGGTGAACGCCGACAACGATCCGACCACAAATACGTTCCAAGTCACACTTGCCGCGCTCGTGCGCAACGTCGCTCAAAATTCCGGAGCATCGAGTCCGCAGACAAAGACCAACCGCGTAGACTTGAACTTCACAGGGAATCCGGGAGGCATTCTCACGTCAACGGTCAGCACAACTTTCCGCGAGCCGAGACTGACCCTGTCGAAGAGCATGAGTCCTGCAAATCCAGATGCAGGTGACCTTGTGACGATCACGCTCACGGTGACGAACACTGGGACCTCGCAAGCGCACGACATTGTCCTCACGGATACCCTGCCTACAGACCTGTTTGACCCCACGCCTCTTCTATCGGTGAACGAGGGCACGACACCGACCGGATTCGTGTATGCGTACGCTCCTCCCACGGTTGCGTATACTGGTGGGCCGATTCCGGCGGGAGCCACGCGAACCTTCACATTCACCGCACGGGTTCGCAACGACGTTGTCACGGGGTCGACGTACGTGAACGGTGCGAACGTCGTCGGCGACTCGCAAGCCGGCAGCGTACCGGAACAACGTTCGACGACTGCAAGCGCAACAGCGAGCGCCACCGTACCAGCCACAACGGCGAGCAAAGCGGTGCAGGCCACGTCGGAGCCAAGCACCGACCCGGGGGATGCGAATGTGAACAGCAACCCGCCAGTAGCAATTGGCGAAGTTGTGACCTTCCGTCTCCATTTTACGATTCCAGAAGGGATTACCCGCTCCGTCACCCTCGCGGACGCTCTGCCCTCAGGCCTGCAGCACATTCCTGGCACTGCCTACCTGTCGCGCAGCAGCACGGCGCTCACGAGCGCCGCCAATCCTGGGAACATCAACAGTGCTGCTCCTGGAGTGCCCGTACCGGTAACTCTAAGCGGCACGACCGGTGAAGTCACTCTTGCTTTGGGCGACGTGACCAACGCTGACAACAACAACACCACGAGCGAACAGTATACCCTGACGCTCAATGTGGTGGTCGAGAACTCGGCGACCAACAATGCGGGCACGAATCTCACCAATGTCGCGCGGATCCGCTTCTTGAACTTCAACAACGTTCTTCAGCAAGTGAACACGAACACCCGCACCGTGCATGTGGCTGAGCCGATCCTCCAAGTAGACAAATCGGCCGCCCCGCTTTCGGTGGAAGGTGGAGACACCGTAACGTTCACGCTGGTGATTGCGAATGCGGCCACGGGAACGAACGCCGCCAGTGCATTCAATTGGACGGTTTCTGACCCCTTGCCGTCATTCTACACCTCGCCAGCAGTGAGTTCAGTCAACCCCGGAAGCTCAGGGGCTACCGTGGCAGCCGGGTTCGTTGGGAACACGCTGACTGTAACGATCGATCAGCTGGACCCGGGTGAATCGGTCACCGTTGTGTACACAGCCGTGGTTGTTTCAGGAGTCCCGTTCAACCTCGTCATCACCAACACAGCGACCGCGGCGGCAACAAGTTTGCCGGGCACCAACGGCACCGGTGGCGTGACGCCGGGCGCCCCGGGCTCTGCGACGGGAGAGCGCACAGGCAGCGGTGGCGTGAACGACCTGACAACTGCGGATTCCGCGCAAGTGACTGCGCAAGGGCCCGCGCTGTCAAAGAATACGGTCAATCCACAGCCGTACGTGCCCGTGGAAGGCACCGCCACGTTTCGGATTGTCGCGAGCGCACCAATCGGCACAACAACGAACTTCGTGGTGTCGGATACCTTAGCCACCGGCTTGTCCTATGTTCTTGGCTCCCTGACAGTCACACTACCGCCTGGCGCAACAGCATCGAATGCGCCCCTTGTCGACTCGAACGCCAGCTTCTTCACGCAGTCCGGTAACAACTTGCAGTTTAACTTCGGCAACCTGACGGTTCCGGCCTCAGGGAACATCGAGATTGTCTACGACGTCCAGGTGCAGAACGTGCTCAGCAATCAGGATGGGGTTCTGCTCGGCAATTCTGCCTCGATGTCCTACTTTGATCCGAACACGAGCGGGACCGTCAGTCTTGGCCCCGTTTCCACTCCAGACCCAGTGCGGGTAGGTGAGCCCAACCTCAACATGACAAAGGTGGTTGTCTCCGGCGGAGTTGGCGCGGACGCTGGAGATACGGTTCGCTGGCGCGTGCGGATCGAAAACACCGGACATACCACTGCGTATCAATTGGATTGGCGTGATGTTTTGCCGGACGGGCTCTACCAGATTAGCAATGTCGCGGTAACCCCAGCGGGGGGTAACGTGTTCCTGAACGGCACCAGCACAACCGTCACTGCGGCACACGCGGTGGTGAGTACGACCACGAACAGCAACGACACGATTTCCGTCCCGCTCCTCCAAATGGAACCAGGAGCCTCATTGGAGGTGGAGTTCGATTCCGTCCTGATGAACACTGTGACCCCTGGGCAAGTGCTCAACAACGCTACCCGGGCTAGCTACACGAGCCTCGTCGGTGGCGGACGCGATAACTCCAGCAACCCTGGCGGCGTCGACGACGACGATAACTCTCAACTGAACAACTACGAAGAGTCGGCGAGCCAATCGATCACAGTCGCCTCTCAAGTGGCGGTGGACAAAACCGTTGGCGCCCCCTCGTACACCATTGGCGAGGAGGTCGTTTATACGATCCGGATTTCTCTCATCGAAGGCACAACTCCCAGCCTGGTGCTAACCGACATTCTGCCCGTGGGTCTCACGTACACTGGCCACACGATCTCCTTCGGCCACATGGGCATGGTGGCAACAAACCCAACCTACAACACTCGTCTGGGCAGCGGGCAGACCGTGCAGTTCCAATTTGGTGACGTCGTCAACCCTGCCACCGGCAGTGCGACCGATGACTTTGTCGACGTTCAAATTCGCGCACGTGTCGATAACGCCGGAAGCAACCAAAATGGCACTGTGCTGCGTAACGGCGAGCAGTCCGAGGGTTCATTGGTCACGGTGGACTATGGGACTGGCACGCCAACGACCGTGACGTTTGACCACGATGCGGGCACTCCGGGCGTGCAGGGTGTGCCGGTGACCGTCGTCGAACCAGAGCTTGAAGTCGAGAAAACCGTGAGTCCACCTGCGCAATCCCTTGGCGACGAGGTTCAATACACCATCACTGTTCGCCACTTGGCGACGAGTACGTCCACAGCATACGACATCGTCATTCAAGACACGTTGCCCTCGGGGCTATCGTACATCGCGGGTTCTGCAACTCTGCCTCCCGGGGACGTGACAGTGTCTGGCCAGAACCTCACCTTCCGCATCGCTGCCCTTACGGTGACCGCCGGATCCACGTCATTTACCTACCGTGCGCGCGTGGAGACGTACGCCGTCGTGGGCGACCAGCTCACGAACAATTTGGCCATGACGTGGACAAGCCTACCCGGCGCCTCCGGGGCACCGGACAGCGGGCGCGACGGTAGCGGCGGAGTCAACGACTACGTCGCGGGCGACTCCGCATCGGTGACCGTCGGTGGAACGGCTTTTATCGATGCCATCAAGACGGTCGTTGACCTCAATGGCGTCGAGGTATTACCGAACGATGTCCTCGAATACACAGTCCAGCTCGTGAACGGTAGCGAGTCGGTGGACAACGTCGTGTTCACTGACGTTCTCCCTCCCTACGTTACCTATGTTCCTGGAACGCTGACATCGAGCGTCGGTACGGCGACGTTCAGCGGTGGTACGATCACAGCGACGATTCCGAACCTACTTCCGGCACAGGTGGTCACGATTACCTTCCGGGTCACGGTCGATCCTGGCACCCCGAAGGGGACCGTGATTTCGAACCAGGGACTGGTGGATTCTGATCAAACCAGTCCCGAGCCGACGGATTGGGACGGCAACGAGGGAAACGGCGATCAGCCGACCGTCGTGATCGTTAAAAACAGCGCGCGGGGTCGCTTAAGAGCCACGAAAACCGTCGGCTTGCTGTTCGACACCGTTGCGCCTTCGGGAACGATCAACGCCGGAGACACGGTGCAGTACCAAATCACACTCTTTAACGATGGCCCCGTCACCGTCGAACAAGTCAGTTTTACCGACGTGGTTCCACTTGGCCCGCCGGGTGTCGTCGTGACAGCGATCAGTACGACGCAGGGAACCGCACCACCTCCATCGAACAATGTGGTCATTTCCGATATCGGGTCGATTCCACCTGGAGGCACGGTGCGCATCTTTATTACCGGCGTCGTGAACGGCGATGGTCTGTTTTGCAATCAAGGGCTGGTGCAGGCACGGCAGCCTAGCTCGACGACTACAGATGAGAACGGCAATCCGAATGACGGAGCTCAGCCGACTTGCCTCAACGCAGCACCAGCCGGGATGATCGGTGAGCCCGAGCTTACGGTAGATAAATCGTTCCGTATCGTGTCCGACTCGAACCTAAGTGGCGGGGTGAATCCAGGCGAGGTTCTGGAGTACACGCTCACCATCGTGAACCGCGGAAGCAGTAGCGCCACGGATGTTCGCGTCGATGATACATTCTCACCGCAACTGGTATTGATTCCCGGCAGTGTGGTCACCTCCCAGGGAGCGGTGGTCAGCGAAAATCCGCTGCTGGTCAACATCGGAATTTTGGAGCCGGGAGATGTTGCGGTCGTCCGCTACCTGATGACACTAGGCGCGGCGTCTCCTGGAACGCTGGTACAAAACACCGCCACGGCCCGCGACGCAGAAGGGGACAACGCCTCGGATTCTGCAAGCTTTAGCGTGCAAACTCCGTTCATCGACCTCAGCATCGAGAAATCGCATACAGGCACCTTCCGCGTAGGCGAGACGGCTACCTACACCTTGGTTGTTCGCAACGTCGGTATGTTGCCGACCTCGGGCACCGTAACCGTGACCGATTCCCTGCCCAACGGATTGACCTACGTGTCCGCAACGGGAGCGGGCTGGTCGTGTAATGCGAGTGGCCCACTCGTTACGTGCACGCACGCAGGGGTGCTCTCACCAGGAGAGTCGCGGACAATCGTGTTGCAGGTGTCTGTGCGCAGCGCGGCCTACCCGACCGTCACCAACACCGCCACGGTCAACACTCCTGGCGATGCGAACAGCGCCAACAACACGGATTCGGATGCGACGCTCATTCGGCTCGCTCCGGGAGGCAACCCGCCGCCTTGTGGCATCGACCTGCGCAAGAGCCACACGGGCACGATCGAGCCCAACGCGGAGGTCGTGTACACGTTGTCCTGGACAACCGATTGCGCAGAGCCGCTAGTCGACTTGATCCTAACGGATGTGGTCCCAGGAGAGTTAGAGATCGTCAGTGTGACCAGCACCTCGGGCACCGTGAGCGTGGATGGGCAAACGGTTACGATCCGGATCCCGAACCTGTCTTCCGGCCCGGCACAAATGGCCACCATCCGCGTACAGGTGCGACCGAGCGTACCCAGTGGAACCTTGGTCGAGAACACAGCAGTGATCGAAGACGTGTACGGACGGAGGTTCTCCGCGCAGGACTCCTCCCGCGTGCGCGGCCTCCTGACGACCCGCAAGCGCTGCTTCCTCCGAGCACAAAGATACGCGGCACCGGGACGATACATTACATACACCACCCGTTACTGGAGCTTTGATCCGGGACAGCGGCGCGTTTCCCTCGAACTCCCCGACTGGCTCGAAGTCCAGTCCATCTTCCCAGCGCCGAGCGCAATCGACCGCAATCTCTACATTTGGGACAACCTGCCCCCCACGGCTGGAAAGGTGCGCATAACGACCAAAGTGTCGCCTGACGCTCCAGATGGCCTGCTCCTTCCTGCGCTTGCTGAAGTGACAGACAGCGGTGGAGCCGCCGAGGTGGGCCGATGCACGCACGAGAGCGTGGTCCGCCGGCCGCAAAAATTGTTCGGATCCTTGAAGGCGAACAGCAAGATCTTCCCAAATGCTGCCATGACCTACGCTGCACGCTACCGAAACGGGGTGGAGCCGCTTCACATGAGCGTGGTCCTACCCTCGGAGGTTCAGCTCTTGAGTTCTTCACCCGAACCGGTACGAACCGACGGAAACGTCCTCTTCTTCGAAAACCTGCCTCCGCCAGCGGGCATCGTCAAAATCAAAGTTCAAGTCGGTGCGTTACCGGCCGGAGCGGCTCTCGCCGGGCGACTGACATTGACGGATGGCACAGGAACGGTAGTGGAGTCGCAGCATACGACCGAGGTGCGCGCTGGTAACCGGTAA